One Mugil cephalus isolate CIBA_MC_2020 chromosome 10, CIBA_Mcephalus_1.1, whole genome shotgun sequence genomic window carries:
- the chka gene encoding choline kinase alpha yields the protein MKTKFINGVSSSPSMSLGLLVTENALQVQPDIQDDCKDLVRVDQPEPDTRRKAYLWCREFLHGAWKSVAEDDFHITVIRGGLSNKLFLCSLPDSLDCVGDEPRNVLLRLYGAILQMSCNKGDSRQSNKENHFQGAEAMVLESVMFAILAERELGPKLYGIFPQGRLEQYVPSRKLDTCELSDPSISAEVAEKMAKFHGMRMPFNKEPKWLFGTMDKYLNQVMRLNFTRESQLRRFNRLLSYNLPQEVDMLKSLLESTHSPVVFCHNDCQEGNILLLKGRQSSEKQKLMLIDFEYSSYNYRGFDIGNHFCEWMYDYTCDEFPYFKVNAQNYPSKAQQLHFIENYLREFDQGFDNLSPEDQMKVKEEMYVEVNRFSLVSHFFWGLWSIIQARLSTIKFGYLEYAQARFDAYFQQKKIWAV from the exons atgaagaccAAATTTATCAACGGGGTGTCTTCGTCCCCTTCCATGTCCCTTGGTCTGCTGGTGACCGAGAACGCCCTGCAGGTCCAGCCCGACATCCAGGACGACTGCAAGGACCTGGTGCGCGTCGACCAACCTGAACCGGACACCAGGCGCAAGGCCTATCTGTGGTGCAGGGAGTTTCTCCACGGAGCCTGGAAGAGCGTGGCCGAGGACGACTTTCACATCACCGTCATAAG GGGTGGTCTGAGCAACAAGCTCTTCCTGTGCAGCCTCCCTGACAGCCTGGATTGTGTTGGGGATGAGCCGAGGAACGTCCTGCTGCGCCTCTATGGGGCCATCCTTCAG ATGTCCTGTAATAAAGGGGATTCTCGACagtcaaacaaagaaaatcacttCCAG GGCGCCGAGGCCATGGTGCTGGAGAGTGTGATGTTTGCCATCTTGGCCGAGAGGGAGCTAGGACCCAAACTCTACGGCATTTTCCCTCAGGGTCGCCTGGAGCAGTACGTCCCT AGCCGCAAACTGGACACCTGTGAGTTAAGCGACCCCAGCATCTCTGCAGAAGTTGCAGAGAAGATGGCCAAGTTTCATGGCATGCGGATGCCCTTCAACAAGGAACCCAAGTGGCTGTTTGGAACCATGGACAA ATACCTGAACCAAGTCATGAGGCTGAACTTCACCAGAGAGTCCCAACTGCGCCGCTTCAACCGCCTGCTCAGCTACAACCTCCCGCAAGAGGTGGATATGCTGAA GTCTCTGCTGGAGTCCACTCATTCTCCCGTGGTATTTTGCCACAACGACTGTCAAGAAG GGAACATCCTGCTGCTGAAGGGCCGTCAGagctcagaaaaacagaagctgATGCTCATCGACTTTGAGTACAGCAGTTACAACTACAG GGGATTTGACATTGGCAACCATTTCTGTGAATGGATGTACGACTACACTTGCGATGAGTTTCCTTACTTCAAAGTCAATGCCCAGAACTACCCCTCAAAGGCCCAGCAG TTACACTTCATCGAAAACTACCTGCGTGAGTTTGACCAAGGGTTCGACAACCTGAGCCCAGAGGACCAAatgaaggtgaaggaggagatgtACGTGGAGGTCAACAG GTTCTCCCTGGTATCTCACTTCTTCTGGGGCTTGTGGTCCATCATCCAGGCAAGGCTGTCCACCATCAAGTTTGGATACCtg GAGTATGCTCAGGCCAGATTTGATGCTTACTTCCAGCAGAAGAAGATCTGGGCTGTCTAA